Proteins encoded in a region of the Triticum dicoccoides isolate Atlit2015 ecotype Zavitan chromosome 3A, WEW_v2.0, whole genome shotgun sequence genome:
- the LOC119272990 gene encoding uncharacterized protein LOC119272990 translates to MSQGSPAATGSGSGTAEPAHGQHGDSSPNAAAAASATPSAVAADASSSFSPPPLPPAAPLQRPQEERGGEQAGGSSSAAAGVDRNGKNLPSAPAVPSSESSSSSSGGSSPEDADAAASGSRPFDSTAVFQQLLREQTAIKEAGGPLAEGTSKKKKPEEAQVKSSHAIAELCHNLIKFFLGEEWHYSEHVNYQTHPITEVRKYYRVPDLATGQGVDHLDAYSEFRRVTGDGECFYRSFIFSYLEQVLDRQDTHEEHRLLDAVKRVSVQHADLGWTSKFPRSYRAFKKLIKKLKRWKRHGMWKWNSITSTSSYRKEKLLEFFRSYDTTQDILTFLRLVVAIWICSHREEYEQRVPDLSEHYSLKDWCFEHVTPSREYTDHVMMTALAEALEVPLRVEQLNGGPAHDIYTGPGPGVPLVSVTLLYMGIHYDVLYPRAAPAESSSQQNSQ, encoded by the exons ATGAGCCAAGGTTCTCCCGCCGCGACGGGGTCCGGTTCAGGGACAGCAGAgccggcccatgggcagcacggggacTCCtcccccaacgccgccgccgccgcctccgccaccccgAGCGCCGTCGCGGCcgatgcttcctcctccttctcgccGCCACCTCTCCCCCCTGCGGCGCCCCTCCAGCGGCCCCAAGAAGAGCGGGGCGGCGAGCAGGCCGGAGGCTCGAGCTCCGCCGCGGCGGGGGTCGACCGGAATGGCAAGAATCTCCCCTCCGCACCCGCAGTTCCTTCTTCGGAGTCTTCATCTTCGAGCTCCGGGGGCAGCAGCCCCGAGGACGCCGACGCCGCGGCCTCCGGATCCCGGCCGTTCGACAGCACGGCGGTGTTCCAGCAACTGCTACGGGAGCAGACGGCCATCAAGGAGGCGGGTGGGCCGTTGGCCGAGGGGACGAGCAAGAAGAAGAAGCCGGAGGAGGCGCAG GTGAAATCGTCGCACGCCATAGCGGAGCTCTGCCACAATCTTATAAAG TTTTTTCTTGGAGAAGAATGGCACTATTCAGAACATGTGAATTACCAG ACACATCCCATCACTGAAGTCAGAAAGTATTATCGGGTTCCTGATTTGGCTACGGGACAAGGAGTGGACCATCTTGATGCCTATTCAGAATTTAGACGGGTGACTGGAGATGGGGAGTGTTTCTACAGGAGCTTCATATTTTCCTACCTT GAGCAAGTTCTTGATAGGCAGGACACACATGAGGAACACCGTCTGCTTGATGCTGTTAAAAGAGTGTCTGTGCAACATGCAGATCTAGGATGGACCTCTAAATTTCCCAGGAGCTACAGA GCATTTAAGAAGCTGATTAAGAAATTAAAGAGATGGAAGAGGCACGGCATGTGGAAGTGGAACAGCATAACATCAACTAGCAG CTACCGTAAAGAGAAACTTCTCGAGTTCTTCAGAAGTTACGATACGACGCAAGACA TTCTTACTTTCCTCAGATTAGTAGTAGCCATCTGGATATGCTCGCACAGGGAGGAGTATGAACAGCGTGTACCAGACCTCAGTGAACATTACAGTCTGAAAGAT TGGTGCTTTGAGCACGTCACTCCATCTCGTGAGTACACGGACCATGTTATGATGACGGCCTTGGCCGAAGCGCTTGAGGTACCCCTTAGAGTGGAGCAACTCAATGGAGGACCTGCTCACGATATCTACACTGGTCCTGGACCTGGAGTTCCTCTTGTGAGTGTGACCCTTCTGTATATGGGCATTCACTATGATGTCCTCTACCCACGCGCTGCTCCTGCCGAGAGTTCAAGTCAACAGAATTCCCAGTGA